Part of the Nitrosopumilus piranensis genome is shown below.
TTTCTTTGTAAAAGAAACTGGAGAATCATTTTATGAAAAAAAATCTGAAATTACTAACAATCAGGCTGAATATTTAGCAATAATTTCTGCATTAAACAAGTTTGTTGATTCTGAAGAAGAAATCACAATTTTTAGTGATTCTAAAAATACTGTTAATCAGTTAAATCATGAATTTGCAATAAACAATGAACAACTACGTGATTTGGCAAGAGAAGCTTGGAGCATAATTGGGAAAATTTCAAATTTGTCAATTGTTTGGGTTCCTAGAAAAGAGAATTTGGCAGGAAAGATGCTGGGTAGCTAATTACTGAGATTAAGATAATTATTCCAAAAACAATTACACCATAATGTTTGTAGAAGAAGACGGCAAAGTGTTTCTGAAAAAGA
Proteins encoded:
- a CDS encoding reverse transcriptase-like protein; amino-acid sequence: MGISVYVDGSGGPNGGYGFFVKETGESFYEKKSEITNNQAEYLAIISALNKFVDSEEEITIFSDSKNTVNQLNHEFAINNEQLRDLAREAWSIIGKISNLSIVWVPRKENLAGKMLGS